A region from the Aegilops tauschii subsp. strangulata cultivar AL8/78 chromosome 5, Aet v6.0, whole genome shotgun sequence genome encodes:
- the LOC141022798 gene encoding probable LRR receptor-like serine/threonine-protein kinase At4g29180, which yields MVLFPFLGAFVLAATAVHVAGQQEGFLSIDCGLDARFSGRKDTYTNIAYISDSPYVDGGENHRVAADQESSTNDVSLLTLRSFPSGLRNCYTLPTESGAKYLVRMEFFHGRYDGKSSPLSLQFDLHLGTNYWDTVTLQDTTDDWWSEAIFVAWSSWVPVCLLNTGTGTPFVNTVELRPLGASLYPDVTIDESISMYRRANMGGNFTL from the exons ATGGTGCTGTTTCCTTTCCTTGGTGCATTCGTCTTGGCAGCCACAGCAGTTCATGTCGCCGGTCAGCAAGAAG GTTTTCTGAGCATCGACTGCGGCCTGGATGCCAGATTCAGCGGGCGCAAGGACACCTACACAAACATCGCCTACATCTCTGACAGTCCGTACGTGGACGGCGGGGAGAACCACAGGGTGGCCGCCGACCAGGAGAGCTCTACTAACGACGTCTCCCTGCTAACGCTGAGGAGCTTCCCGTCCGGCCTACGGAATTGCTACACGCTCCCCACGGAGAGCGGTGCCAAATATCTGGTCCGGATGGAGTTCTTCCACGGCAGATACGACGGCAAGAGCAGCCCCTTGTCGCTGCAGTTCGACCTGCACCTGGGCACCAACTACTGGGACACGGTCACGCTCCAAGACACGACCGACGACTGGTGGTCCGAGGCAATATTCGTCGCGTGGTCCAGCTGGGTGCCGGTGTGCCTGCTGAATACCGGCACCGGCACGCCGTTCGTCAACACGGTGGAGTTGAGGCCGCTCGGGGCCTCGCTTTACCCGGACGTCACCATCGACGAGTCCATATCCATGTATCGAAGGGCGAATATGGGGGGAAATTTTACCCTGTAG